The Oncorhynchus mykiss isolate Arlee chromosome Y, USDA_OmykA_1.1, whole genome shotgun sequence genomic sequence CTTAATATATTTTTTGGCCCAAAAGCCGGCTATTACGTGTGTAGGCAGCCGCTTCATTTGCTGTTCTCTTGAATTCCTGTAGAAATCAAAGAGCTAAATTTAGACCCTGCTGCCTGCCCCTCCCTTCTATGAGAACCATTATGCCAGGCAGTAATAGGCTAACTctttcgctctctcacacacagaccaacagacagaccgagatacacacagagcagaagctaaaggggagaggaaggtaaGCGTGTGTGTGGCTATGATGGTGGTGAAGTCACTGCTTCAGTTCAATGCGATGAGTCGATTCGATCAGCTTTATTGCTGATAACAAGAACACGATAATACATGGCATAATGAATAATTGCACGATTAAAATAAtaagaacacaacaacacaacataccGTTTcaatacttctctctctctctcaggctgccTGTCAGGGTCTCGTTGATTCCCCCCCGTTCCTCCGATGAACCCCCTCAACTCCATGAAACCCGGTCTGCCTCCCACTccgcacaggtacacacacacactgaatgactCCGAGAGGAAGTGCTGAGTGCATTGTCCTCAGACAAATCGTTAGTTGTCTTCTGGTTGGCTTTCACCTCTCCCGCTATTAGCTGGGCTCTGGGACTCAATGGCTGCTGCTGGTGCTGGAGCGCTGGTTTCCTGTACCAGCGAGATTACGTCCTGTGATTTcagtttctctcacacacacacacacacacacgtacacactcagGGGCCTCCTCTTGTCAGCAGGGCTACCCTTACCAGTTTTTACGTGACTGCTTTGTTGTTGTTATGGAAATGTTGTGTAGTGCCTCTTGAGGATGTGCTGTGGCACAAGTCATTCAACACTTACAAAGAGTCCCACTTGTTTTCCTCCTCAACAAACAAATAGTCTAATGCAGGGGTTCCTAAAGTTTTTCACTCAGGCCTCCCTTccagcactgttcatgacacaaactgttcacacccatCTTGTTGGTGGAGATAACTTTTTGCATGTGTTTAAGCTTACTTTCTGCAACACACATTTTGTCAGGAGGTGCAGATAAAATGTTGCAGATTTAAAGcaaattttcttgcaattctatataTTTTGCattgtctaatgtgtattcatgtgttgAGTGACTAACATTACAGCAAAATATATGGGATAAAAAAACGTtaactgacatgggctagttgatttagacatttctgacaagttataaataacTCTAAGGTCTGCTATGACTAACACGATGAGGATTATACTAGTGTTTTCTACTAAAATCACTTTCAAGAGAAAGTTGAAATCTGGACTAAGTTTGTTCTATCTTCACTAATCTGAAAAGAACTGTATAGGTGAGAGTACTATGGTATGTATACTTCCACCTACCAGTTATTTGCTTCCCCctgtccagtgtctgtatgtatcaagcgtctcagagtactgatctaggatcagcccccCCCTGACATGCTTGATTCTGACATGCTTGATGCACGATCAGTGCAGATGGAGAGGAAGCCACATtcactattgagatgcaccctacTGCTGTACATGAATCCATCCCATAATGCCTTTGCTTCCGGGCTCTATGTTCCTTAGTGACGGTAACTTCCTGTATGACTCTGCCTCCTGGCAACAAGGCACCAATCAACAGCCAGGAGCACTCTCCGTGGTAACTACCGTCTGGGGCGTGACCAATCCCTCGCACAGCCAGGTAACAACCAGTCAATCATGGCTCTCATCCTTCCTTTCTCTCACCCATCCTTCATAACTGTCTCTAATCCATCATTCTATCATCCCCTCCTTTCAACCAGTCCAtctatttatttaaccttaatttatcAAGGAGAGCAAATATCTTTTGCCACGTTCCAGGTTGCCTACATAGCAGCTGTGCACCAAAACTCACAAGGCCTGAATGAAGTGTATAACTATCAGAATCTGCATCAATGGTATTGCAATATATGACATGACATTCATTAATTGTTTAATATGTAAAGCAGACAGTCTGGGATGTCATggcctttttcttcttctctaaCACTTTACTGTTTCCACTACCTCACTTTCTGTCCACTTTCTGTGTTTCCCCGTCTAGGTGTTTGGAGCGCCCATGGGTCCGGGCGGGAACTCTGGAGGTCACATGATGCAGAGCAGCAGTGGAGGTGGTGGGATGAGTCCCGGTATGAGCCACCAGTACCAGAGCTACGGTGATAAGGGCTACGGACAACCAGGCCTTTACGGCCGCCCCAACACCGCCTATAACCAAGCACCGCCCTATGGACAGAGGTAAACATCTTTTGACTTGTTTTTGTGGTATATGTTCACCAGGATCTTGTTTATTGGGCACCAAACAGAGTGAAATGTAGATGTACTACCTGGGAAGTGTTGACTAGGCATGAAATGGTAGAAAATGGACTGAAAGAGGGTCAGACTACttgaacatacagttgaagtcagaagtttacatacatcttagccaaatacatttaaactcggtttttcacatttcctgacatttaatcagagtaaaaattccctgtcttaggtcagttaggatcaccactttattttaagaatgtgaaatgtcagaataatagtagtgatttatttcagcttttatttctttcatcacattcccagtgggtcagaagtttacatacactcaattagtgtttggtagcattgccattaaatagtttaacttgggtcaaacgttacgggtagccttccacaagcttcccacaataagttgggtgaattttggcccagtcctcctaacagagctggtgtaactgagtcaggtttgtaggcctccttgttcacacacgctttttcagttctgcccacaaatgttctataggattgagttcagggctttgtgatggccactctactaccttgactttgttgtccttaagccacaacTTTGGcagtatgcttgggtcattgtccatttggaagtcccATTTGCAAGCAAGCtataacttcctaactgatgtcttgagatgttgcttcaatatatactatatccacacaattgtccttcctcatgatgccatttattttgtgaagtgcaccagtctctcctgcagcaaagcacccccacaacatgatgctgccacccacgtgcttcacggttgggatggtgtttttcggcttgcaagcctccccctttttcctccaaacatatcgatggtcattatggccaaacagttctattcttgtttcatcagaccagaggacatttctccaaaaagtacgatctttgtccccatgtgcagttgcaaactgtagtctggcttttttatggcggttttggagcagtggcttcttcattgctgagcggcctttcaggttatgtcgatctaggactcgttttactgtggatatagatacttttgtacctgtttcctccagcatcttcaaggtcctttgctgttgttctgggattgatttgcacttttcacaccaaagtgcgttcatctctaggtgacagaatgcgtctccttcctgagcggtatgacatctgcgtggtcccatggtgtttatacttgcagaCTGTTGTtggtacagatgaacgcggtaccttcaggcatttggagattgctcccaaggatgaaccagatttgtggaggtctacaactttttttctgaggtcttggctgatttcttttgattttcccatgatgtcaagcaaagaaattggccttgaaatacatccacaggtacacctccaattgactcaaatgatgtcaattagcctatcagaagcttctaaagccatgacataattttctggaattttccaagctgtttaaaggcacagtcaacctagtgtatgtaaacttctgacccactggaattgtgatacagtgaattataagtgaaatataaacaattgttgaaaaaattacttgtgtcatgcacaaagtagatgtcctaaccgacttgccaaaactagtttgttaacaatacatttgtggagtggttgaaacacttaggttggagtcattaaaactagtttatgtaaacttccgacttcaactgtatgtaagaaACGCACATTTTTGTTTGCAAACAATTTTGCTAAAGTTGTTCATTTTCATTGCCTGAATGAAAACAACCCAGGGCTCCATTCAGTCGGtcatgcacatggggacaatgtCAATTGCATTTAATTCCTTACGTTCTCTCAATTTGCATCCTTTTCCAAAAGGAGAAGCATAGGTCTTTCCCTTCTGACcctctcatccaatgggtttggAAAAGGAGGCGACGAGACAGGACtcaaggaatcaaggaaatgccATTGTTTATAGTGCTTGACCTTGGGAGTGAGTTCCAAATAATtatatctttctgtctctgtatcttAGTTACTCTAATAATGGTGGTGGCGGAGGAGGTATGGGCCAACGCCCTCCCTCTGACTTCACTCAGGCTGCTGCCGCCGCGGTTGCCGCTGCCGCAGCCACGGCGACCGCCACTGCTACGGCTACTGTTGCTGCCATCCAGGAGAAGCAGAACCAGGAACTGAACTATGGCCAGGTATGCGGCTAAGCCGCcttgtgtgtgcgcatgcgtgttaTAGTTGGGACGATAAACCCAAAATTATTGACACGACCACAACATTTTGCTGATATCATTCACTagctctgccacacacacacacacacacacacacacacacacacacacacacacacacacacacacacacacacacacacacacacacttcagactCCAGAGACATGGCTTTGATTAGAGAGAGAACATAAGTATTTTCTAGCAGACTGTTTACACGTCTACACTCTGTCTCTAGGAAGAAACCACACTGTAAATCCTACAAGGAGTCTTCCATCTTTTCCTCTCCCTGCCACAGTTTTGTGTATCAGGGTTGGTGTCAATTCTAATTGAAGTCACACATGATTTTCATGTAAAAATGCTAACACATTTCAAATAAATAGCTTCTCCTTTTCAGTTTGAGAATTAATTGAAAATATATGCACTTTTTTCTATATTTGAATTGGAATTtctgtttacttcctgaattaacTGACTTCAATTCGAACACCAATTCTGCCACTGGGTGTGTGTGCTCTGCATTTTTATAGCATCTAGCCTCTCTCCCCTcttgttctcctcctcttctctctctttagaTGGGTGGAGGCCCCTCCTACAGTACCCAGTTCCTGTCCCACCAGGGCCCCCAGCAGGGTGGCCCCCGCGGCCCCCCGGGCATGAGCCCCAGTGGGATGGTCCAATCCCGGCCCGGGCAGCACCCCTCCATGGGGGGCATGGTGTACCCTTCGCACCCCTCCCAGGGTCAGGGCCAGAGGATGCCCCAGCAACACCCAGGCTACCCAGGAGGCCAACAACAAGGGCTCAAACGCCCCTACCAATCAGAGGTACAAAGCTGGAAAACACATGGGTGCTtgcaaacacactaacacacttcACATAAATTGTTTACTAGTTGCCAAACACTCATCCCTTCCATCTGTCCTCCGTCCCTCCCCCAGGGTTTCCCAGGACAGCAGCAGTATGTTTCAGGGGGGATGTCTCCGTACCACAGTGGCCAGCCCCTCCAGTATCCCCCTGGCCCCCAGCagcaccagccccagtccccctCCTACCACCCCAGCCAGCGTATGCCCCCAATGGGGCAGTACCAGCAAGGGCCACCCAATCCTGCACAGTACTACAAGGTAAGCAGGGAGaccacacacactagttaaaggagcaatcagcagttgctacatacttaaaaacatttttgatttaaaaaaatgccaTGTACCCATTTCCCGTTTCTTGAAGAACATGACTTCTAAATGCCCCACGGTCTTAGTTCAACTATTGTACCCCATCAAAACTCAAAATATAAACTTGATTTACTCCAATGTctataaacaaagtaaatgtaaacaaacactatatatccTCAAAActtggttaaaactataattttgatgtcatggatggtcagtccttgcatctatagCGCTGTCTGTGAACTTGAGTGGTCACATTTCTCCAGCCCTCAGCTTTTAACAAAACGGGCAGGGACAAATGCTTTGTTATTGTTCCTACTGCTGATTGCAGCGTTAAGCTATGAATGTGTATTTCAAAGGATTATAGCCTTTTTAACACACTGCCGGTATGAACCCGGCTCCAAAGAGACTTCTCCCTGACATGTTTGTAGTGTAGAGACAGGATCTAGCATCAAATCtgaccagggcctgtattcacaaagcgtctcagaataggagtgctgatctaggatcagttttgcctgttaatgtgtgtgtgtgtgtgtgtgttttcagcaggagcagcagtatAACGGGCAGCAGGGTAACATGCCAGCAGGGGCATCAGGAGGCTACAATGCCTTCACACAGGCTGCTGTCAATGCGGTAAGccaacctggtgtgtgtgtgtgccttggcAGTGTGGAGGAGATGGTGCCTTTTGTTTCCCTGACATTGTCCAGGCTTGTGTATGACCTTTGTAATTTTGGGGTCCTTTGCAAATGTATTGTAATTTGTGGACCCAAATTAAGTACATTTATTAATTAAGCTATGGCCACACAGGGTTTTTGTGTCCACAAATTACGGATTGATACAAATGTTGACATCCGTTGACATATAATGGACGGAGATGATTGTCCGTCAAACTATGTCTGCCCTCATGCCGAATGTAACACGTCCGAAAATGGTTAACTGGAGAACTTTTGACAGACAAAAACCGACAATTGATTAATTCATGTACGATTTCATGTGTCCGTACGTCTTTGTGGCCCTAGCCTTATATAGGATGATGTTTTTCTATGTTTcaaattctctctccctccctctttcagcAGGGTAGCCGGGTGATGCCGGGGTACCCCAGTTCTCCTCTGGGTGGTAACCCCACCCCTCCCATGACTCCGGGCAGCATGCCCCCCTACCTCTCCCCCGGTGGGCCAGGACCAGACACCAAGCCCCCCTACCTCCCCCAAGGCCCTGACGTCAAGCCCAACATCAACTCCCTTCAGCCCCCCACTGGTGAGAACCACTTACTTCAACACTCCTTTATTaaaggctctattcaatctgcatcgctgaagcgttacaggttgcgctggagaaatgtaaaggtcattccccccccccccccccccccccgcttgaGATGACATACCGTAAATGCAGTATCCACTAACGCGGGAACATTGCATTTCAATTTCAATGGCGCTGTAACGCTGAACTtccgcgatacggattgaatagagccctaactcATTGGATTGATGGAAATGTATATAGGGATCAGACCTGAGTCGTGTTCATTAGACAGCAAATGGAAGAAAAAAGGACTGAAACGGGAAGGGACTTGTCCTAATGTTGAGGACCCTGGGCCGAATGCGTACTTTTAAAtactctcatctcccctcccctccaggtAACCCTAGCGACGACCTGCGGCTGACCTTCCCGGTGCGCGACGGCGTGGTGCTTGAGCCGTTCCGATTGGAGCATAACCTGGCGGTCAGCAACCATGCCTTCCAGCTGCGAGACTCCGTCTACAAGACCCTCATGATGAGGTCCGAGCCCACCGACTCAGCCAATCAAAGCAGCAGTTACTGTGACGTGATCCAGTGTTTTAATACCATAGTTTGGATGTTTTCCATATTTATTCATCGACgattctggtgtgtgtgtctgtctgtttctgtgtttctgtgtttctgtgtgtgttttcatgtggCTGCCTGTGTGGATCTGTTGACTGCATGTGTGTCCTCTAGGCCTGACCTGGAGCTGCAGTTTAAGTGTTATCACCATGAGGACAGACAGATGAACACTAACTGGCCCGCCTCCGTACAGGTACAATCACACTTACAGgtacccactcacatacacacacacacaaatgtagaTGCAACATCAAACAAAACACAATATTACAGACCTTTCCCAAGATGTGGGTGtagattttctttttttttggacATACAACCTGATCTTTGCATTTTTACACACACCCCTATCACAATGGGTTAGGCTGGGTTTACACTCCCCCAAGTGCTCTCACTGCTCTCTTGCGTAAAGTCACAAATTCTACCATGCACTGACATCTCTGTGTGGATCCCTCCATACAGGTGGTGAAGTCATGAAGCCTTTAAAACTAGTGGAGTGGAGATCCAGCCTTATATCTGGGTTAGCAATGTGATGACTATGAACGTGATTGGCTAGCCAGTTGAGTACTTCATTGGCTAGACAGTGTTGCGTTCAGGAGGGTGCAACATACTGAACGATTTAGGtagaaaacaaatgtatttatatggcccttacatcagctgatatatcaaagtgctgtacagaggATCAATCCCATCAATagagggcggcagggtagcctagtggttagagcaaccggaaggttgcaagttcaaatccccgagctgataaggtaaaaatctgtcgttctgcccctgaacaaggcagttaacccactgttcctaggccgtcattgaaaataagaatttgttcttaactgacttgcctagttaaataaaggtaaaatgaaatAATATCCATTCTGCATGTCTTTTCTACAAAAcgtatttctatctgaacattccACAATATTGCACCCTATGCTAAAGGTGGCCCAGGGCatgtattcacaaagcgtctcgagtagaagtgctgatctaggattaaTTGTGCCTTTTGAATCATAAcaaataagattatatggacgggggggggggggggggggctgatcctAGGTCAGAACTCCTACTCTGAGCCCAGTGTGACGACTGTGACTAGCGTGTTAGCCAATCCTCCATTCACCTGTCTGTCATGTAGGTGTCTGGTCCTTGCTTACAGGTGAGTGTGAATGCCACACCGCTCACCATCGAGAGGGGCGACAACAAGACGTCCCACAAGCCCCTCTACCTCAAGCAGGTGTGTCAGCCGGGACGCAACACCATCCAAATCACTGTCACCGCCTGCTGCTGCGTAAGTAGTACCATACAGGCAAAAATGCTTTATGAAGTCCTAGTCTGGTTGCATGCTGGTTGTATAATGATGTTTTGTTAAGTCTTCATCTGGTTCTGTTTTTTTGATAGCAACCAAAATATCACCTCTTTCCCATATCTTTATCTTGTCATGAAAAGGACATATTTACTAGTTTGTAatccaatttctctctctctcaccctctctagtCCCACCTGTTTGTGTTGCAGCTGGTCCACAGGCCGTCAGTACGCTCGGTTCTTCAGGGATTAATGAAGAAGAGACTACTGCCTGCAGAGCACTGTGTCACTAAGAGtgagtggaacacacacacacacacacgtctgactggctggttggttctCAGAAAAATATAGACTTCTTCTCACTGCAATTCTCACCTGTTCTCTTCCCTGCTCTCTtgtctattcctctccctctctttctctccctctcctcagttAAGAGGAACTTCAGTAGTGGGACCATCCCCGGGACCCCAGGGCTGAACGGAGAGGACGGTGTGGAACAGACGGCAATCAAAGTCTCCCTGAAATGTCCTATCACCTTCAGGCGCATCCAGCTGCCTGCACGCGGACACGACTGTAGACACATACAGGTGAGAGACTAGGCACACGCACAAATACAGGTGAAAACACGTACTCGCATACACACGTGCATATCATCACTCTTAACATATTGTGAGAGACAaacgtctttctgtctctctctctctctctctcggcagtGTTTTGACCTGGAGTCGTACCTGCAGTTGAACTGTGAGAGAGGGACCTGGAGATGCCCTGTGTGCAAGTATGTCTACGCAACAATTTACACATCTTTTAGCATGCCTTATCTTTCCCATAGACAAAGACCTGTTGTTTTTTTAGTCATCCGGACCATGTGTGTCTCTCCACCACAGTAAGACGGCGCTACTGGAGGGTCTAGAAGTGGACCAGTACATGCTGGGCATTCTAATATACATACAGAAGTAAGTGTCTGTCTGCAAATCCCCTACTACATGGGTATTTAAATCTGAACCTGGAGGTCCGGAGTACTGCtcgctggttttctgttctacctaatAATTAATTGAACCCACCTGGTGTCGAGGGGAAGAATGAAAATCAACTGATTTTGCCTGCCCTACTATGTTCATATTTAGTTTTTCTTTAGCTTAACCATAATTAGGTCTACAGTTTGCCTTATCTTGCTCTTCCTTGTCTAACCTCTTCCCTCAGTTCGGACTATGAGGAGATCACCATTGACCCAGTGTGTGGCTGGAGGCCGGTGCCCGTCAAACCAGATATCCACATAAAGGAGGAAGCAGACGGACCGGTGTTAAAACGCTGCCGGACGGTCAGCCCCAGTCACATGATGATGCCCAGCGTCATGGAGATGATCGCTGCCCTGGGACCAGCCTCACCCTACCAGGGTCAACCACCAGGGGGCAGGAACACACCTGACTACATCAGCCAAggtagggaggagacagacagatgcacatgcgcacacacgcacacaaaagtGTCCTTATATTTGTGTTGTTCATCTAGCAGGCACAGGATACTCCAGCCAGTCAGGCTTCTCTGACTTCCCCAACACCCCTGGAACTCCCACCCTGAGAGACTTCACCTCCCCCGGGCCCCCTAACATCTACCAACAGGACCAGGTAACACACCCACAGATAGGCACACACTAATGCACAGATGCACAGGAAAACACTCTCAGCGATAAACAGGCAGTTGAGCTGagtgattagtgctttttgaggtcggttcgaTTCTTTAAAAAAATTGCACTTTTTTAAAAAGATTTTATGTGGATTGAATGCTGttacaacacagaataaaacaattaatacaagtcccatgatggtagtgactgcccattactgcttattaaccataatttattcacattactttaataaaatatttcagttacATTTGAGCTGATTGATGCCCGACAATCACTTTGGCCTTCGtttatgactgctgaatgccaactatcaatcacttagatcgtgtattttcaggtagagatgcaTCCCGAATCAACTGATCTCTATCTGCTGTATATCCAGCAATTTTCTCTCTTTTCCGTAGCAGGCGTAAAGAAACAGACGGGACAAGTAGGCgggcaatggattatggtcattcattatacactgatcaaaaatataaacgcaacatgcaacaatttcaaagattttactgtaaatacgaatttgttcttaactgacgtgcctagttaaataaaataaaataaattacacacgtgcaccttgtgctggggacaataaatcagtcaatttaaatgaatgcattaggccctaattgacttcttttttttctttttttttctttttaagtaggggcgtggataagaaaaccagtcagtatctggtgtgaccacaatttgcctcatgcagcatgacatcTCCTTCGCAGAGAATTGATCAGGCATTTGATTgttgcctgtggaatgttgtcccactcgtcttcaatggctgtgcgaagttgcttgatattggcgggaactggaacatgttgTCGTACACATTTATCCAGAGCGTAccaaacatgcttaatgggtgactttgcaggccatggaagaactgggacattttcagcttcaggaattatgtacagatccttgcgacatgggcctatgcattaccatgctgaaacatgaggtgatggcggtggatgaatggcactacAATCTCTATCTGCTGTATATCCAGCAATTTTCTCTCTTTTCCGTAGCAGGCGTAAAGAAACAGACGGGACAAGTAGGCgggcaatggattatggtcattcattatacactgatcaaaaatataaacgcaacatgcaacaatttcaaagattttactgtaaatacgaatttgttcttaactgacgtgcctagttaaataaaataaaataaattacacacgttacacacaatggtcctcaggatctcgtcacggtatctctcggcattcaaattgccatcgataaaatgcaattgtgttcgttgtccgtagcttatgcctgcccatacccgaatcccaccgccaccatggggcactctgttcacaacgttgaaacCCGGATTCATCCATGAGCACACTTCtctagcgtgccagtggccatcaatggtgagtatttgcccactgaagtcagttaggACGCTGAACtgcaggtcaagaccctggtgaggactaagagcatgcagatgagcttccctgagatggtttctgacagatGGTGCAGagattcttcggttgtgcaaacccacagtttcatcagctttcccagtggctggtctcagacgatcccgcaggtgaagaagctggatgtggaggtcctggcctggcctggcgtggttacacgtggtctgaggttgtgagtCCGGTTGGACgcactgtcaaattctctaaaatgatgttgcttatggtagagaaatgagaaACTCTGGTGGACCTTGCCAATTTGAGCACTCCcttaacttgagacatctgtggcattgtgttgtgacaaagcgTAATATTTTtgtggccttttactgtccccagcacaaggtgcacctgtgtattttgttatttaactttttatttaactagctaagtcagttaagaacaaattcttatttacaatgacggcctaccaaaatgcaaaaggcctcctgcggggactggggctgggatttaaaatataaatgtataaaaaaaattggacaaaacacacatcacgacaagagacaatgctacataaagagaga encodes the following:
- the LOC110509547 gene encoding zinc finger MIZ domain-containing protein 2 isoform X3 — translated: MNPLNSMKPGLPPTPHSDGNFLYDSASWQQGTNQQPGALSVVTTVWGVTNPSHSQVFGAPMGPGGNSGGHMMQSSSGGGGMSPGMSHQYQSYGDKGYGQPGLYGRPNTAYNQAPPYGQSYSNNGGGGGGMGQRPPSDFTQAAAAAVAAAAATATATATATVAAIQEKQNQELNYGQMGGGPSYSTQFLSHQGPQQGGPRGPPGMSPSGMVQSRPGQHPSMGGMVYPSHPSQGQGQRMPQQHPGYPGGQQQGLKRPYQSEGFPGQQQYVSGGMSPYHSGQPLQYPPGPQQHQPQSPSYHPSQRMPPMGQYQQGPPNPAQYYKEQQYNGQQGNMPAGASGGYNAFTQAAVNAQGSRVMPGYPSSPLGGNPTPPMTPGSMPPYLSPGGPGPDTKPPYLPQGPDVKPNINSLQPPTGNPSDDLRLTFPVRDGVVLEPFRLEHNLAVSNHAFQLRDSVYKTLMMRPDLELQFKCYHHEDRQMNTNWPASVQVQSHLQVSGPCLQVSVNATPLTIERGDNKTSHKPLYLKQVCQPGRNTIQITVTACCCSHLFVLQLVHRPSVRSVLQGLMKKRLLPAEHCVTKIKRNFSSGTIPGTPGLNGEDGVEQTAIKVSLKCPITFRRIQLPARGHDCRHIQCFDLESYLQLNCERGTWRCPVCNKTALLEGLEVDQYMLGILIYIQNSDYEEITIDPVCGWRPVPVKPDIHIKEEADGPVLKRCRTVSPSHMMMPSVMEMIAALGPASPYQGQPPGGRNTPDYISQAGTGYSSQSGFSDFPNTPGTPTLRDFTSPGPPNIYQQDQMSHSGRMDPSHNALQQQQQQHQQGVHGNQSLGSSVGGQMQQRNSNTQNARLQAEGSFGQGGPGGTGVAGGGEGADHALDLLPELTNPDELLSYLGPPDLPSNNNDDLLSLFENN
- the LOC110509547 gene encoding zinc finger MIZ domain-containing protein 2 isoform X5, which produces MNPLNSMKPGLPPTPHSDGNFLYDSASWQQGTNQQPGALSVVTTVWGVTNPSHSQVFGAPMGPGGNSGGHMMQSSSGGGGMSPGMSHQYQSYGDKGYGQPGLYGRPNTAYNQAPPYGQSYSNNGGGGGGMGQRPPSDFTQAAAAAVAAAAATATATATATVAAIQEKQNQELNYGQMGGGPSYSTQFLSHQGPQQGGPRGPPGMSPSGMVQSRPGQHPSMGGMVYPSHPSQGQGQRMPQQHPGYPGGQQQGLKRPYQSEGFPGQQQYVSGGMSPYHSGQPLQYPPGPQQHQPQSPSYHPSQRMPPMGQYQQGPPNPAQYYKEQQYNGQQGNMPAGASGGYNAFTQAAVNAGSRVMPGYPSSPLGGNPTPPMTPGSMPPYLSPGGPGPDTKPPYLPQGPDVKPNINSLQPPTGNPSDDLRLTFPVRDGVVLEPFRLEHNLAVSNHAFQLRDSVYKTLMMRPDLELQFKCYHHEDRQMNTNWPASVQVQSHLQVSGPCLQVSVNATPLTIERGDNKTSHKPLYLKQVCQPGRNTIQITVTACCCSHLFVLQLVHRPSVRSVLQGLMKKRLLPAEHCVTKIKRNFSSGTIPGTPGLNGEDGVEQTAIKVSLKCPITFRRIQLPARGHDCRHIQCFDLESYLQLNCERGTWRCPVCNKTALLEGLEVDQYMLGILIYIQNSDYEEITIDPVCGWRPVPVKPDIHIKEEADGPVLKRCRTVSPSHMMMPSVMEMIAALGPASPYQGQPPGGRNTPDYISQAGTGYSSQSGFSDFPNTPGTPTLRDFTSPGPPNIYQQDQMSHSGRMDPSHNALQQQQQQHQQGVHGNQSLGSSVGGQMQQRNSNTQNARLQAEGSFGQGGPGGTGVAGGGEGADHALDLLPELTNPDELLSYLGPPDLPSNNNDDLLSLFENN
- the LOC110509547 gene encoding zinc finger MIZ domain-containing protein 2 isoform X1, whose protein sequence is MNPLNSMKPGLPPTPHSDGNFLYDSASWQQGTNQQPGALSVVTTVWGVTNPSHSQVFGAPMGPGGNSGGHMMQSSSGGGGMSPGMSHQYQSYGDKGYGQPGLYGRPNTAYNQAPPYGQSYSNNGGGGGGMGQRPPSDFTQAAAAAVAAAAATATATATATVAAIQEKQNQELNYGQMGGGPSYSTQFLSHQGPQQGGPRGPPGMSPSGMVQSRPGQHPSMGGMVYPSHPSQGQGQRMPQQHPGYPGGQQQGLKRPYQSEGFPGQQQYVSGGMSPYHSGQPLQYPPGPQQHQPQSPSYHPSQRMPPMGQYQQGPPNPAQYYKQEQQYNGQQGNMPAGASGGYNAFTQAAVNAQGSRVMPGYPSSPLGGNPTPPMTPGSMPPYLSPGGPGPDTKPPYLPQGPDVKPNINSLQPPTGNPSDDLRLTFPVRDGVVLEPFRLEHNLAVSNHAFQLRDSVYKTLMMRPDLELQFKCYHHEDRQMNTNWPASVQVQSHLQVSGPCLQVSVNATPLTIERGDNKTSHKPLYLKQVCQPGRNTIQITVTACCCSHLFVLQLVHRPSVRSVLQGLMKKRLLPAEHCVTKIKRNFSSGTIPGTPGLNGEDGVEQTAIKVSLKCPITFRRIQLPARGHDCRHIQCFDLESYLQLNCERGTWRCPVCNKTALLEGLEVDQYMLGILIYIQNSDYEEITIDPVCGWRPVPVKPDIHIKEEADGPVLKRCRTVSPSHMMMPSVMEMIAALGPASPYQGQPPGGRNTPDYISQAGTGYSSQSGFSDFPNTPGTPTLRDFTSPGPPNIYQQDQMSHSGRMDPSHNALQQQQQQHQQGVHGNQSLGSSVGGQMQQRNSNTQNARLQAEGSFGQGGPGGTGVAGGGEGADHALDLLPELTNPDELLSYLGPPDLPSNNNDDLLSLFENN